TACCACCGCAAGCACCATGTTTCCCTAGTCTTTCAGAATTACAATCTGATTGATTATTTGACGCCACTTGAAAATGTCCGCCTGGTCAACAAACATGCTGGGAAAGACATTCTCTTGGAATTGGGATTGGATGAAACGCAAATCAAACGCAATGTCCTCCAACTATCCGGAGGGCAGCAGCAACGGGTGGCTATTGCGCGTGCGCTCGTTTCAGAAGCACCAGTCATCTTGGCAGATGAGCCGACAGGAAACTTAGATGAACAGACAGCGGGTGATATCATTGCCATTTTGAAGAAATTGGCCAAGGAGCGCCAAAAATGTGTCATCGTCGTCACCCACAGTAAGGAAGTGGCAGAGGCCTCCGATGTGATCTTGGAATTGAGTCGCCGTAGCCTCGTTGAGAAGAGTAAGTAAGGAGGGAATGTTATGTTGCGCAATGCTTTTGCTTATATCACACGTAAATGGCCCAAGTCCCTCTTGCTCTTTGCCATCATTCTCCTCATGGGGACCTTGAGCTTGATCGGACTCTCCATGAAGGGAGCGACCCAAAAAGCTTCATCGGAAAGCCTGGGATCCATTACCAATAGCTTCTCCATGCAGATCAACCGACGGACCAATCCGGGAACCCCTCGGGGAGCTGGGAATCTCAGAGGAGAGGATATCGAAAAAATCAGCCAGGTAGAGGGGATCACCTCCTCCATCAAGCGGATCAATGCCATCGCGGATATCCTAGACCACGAGATCATTGAGACCGAAGAAACCCTGCAAAATCAATCTCCAGAGCGGGCCAAGCACTTCAAGAATACCTTGATGGTGACAGGGGTCAATGACTCTTCTAAAGAAGATAAGTTTGTCTCTGGAGCCTACAAGCTGGTCCAAGGGGAGCACCTGACGAATAAGGACAAAAACCAAATCCTCATGCACGAAGATTTGGCGAAAAAGAATGGCCTCAAGGTAGGCGATAAGGTGCGTCTCAAGTCTAACCTCTACGATGCTGACAATGAAAAAGGGGCCAATGAAACTGTCGAAGTGACCATTAAGGGTCTGTTCTCAGGGAAGAACCAAGCTCCTCTAACTTACGCCC
The Streptococcus parasanguinis genome window above contains:
- a CDS encoding ABC transporter ATP-binding protein, with the translated sequence MTPMLELKHVAYSYQSYQEEILSDVNYQFENGTFYSIIGQSGTGKSTLLSLLAGLDNPKKGQVLFDGEDIQTKGSSYHRKHHVSLVFQNYNLIDYLTPLENVRLVNKHAGKDILLELGLDETQIKRNVLQLSGGQQQRVAIARALVSEAPVILADEPTGNLDEQTAGDIIAILKKLAKERQKCVIVVTHSKEVAEASDVILELSRRSLVEKSK